AAAGGGGGGGATGGGGTCATTTTCAGAGCACTTGGTAACATTTgcaagcatgaaaaaaaaaagttgtgcacTGACTGACAACTCGAGGAAATCAAGTGCGCTATTATTTTGATTTATCCTGGATTGCAACATTGCAAAAAGGtagtttttttagattattaaggtgttgttattaattatttaaagaattaaaatTCCCGAAATACCTATGGTTTTAAAGTGCTTTAGTTACTCTAGAATTACTGTGTGAGTGTTAATTCAGTGTCACAGTAGGTTTCAGTGTGGACAGCTCGCAGTAGGGAGGATGAAAGGATGAACTAGATCAGAATACAGTTACATCAGAAGTCTTACTCTCGTTCCCTCACCTAACTGCCACTTGCAGAAACACCTATAACATGAGTTGGACCTCAGTGATGTGTGCCTATTCTTTTTATATATCAAGTCAAGTCTATATCAATGGCATCAAATTATTTGACCCATTGAAATGGTTAATTGCTTAAAATATAGGTTTGTTGAAGTATTAAGTGACAACCTCAATCATGTTGTTGACAGATGGGGTACTCATCTGTGGAGAGAAATGGGGACAGAAATATGATGCTAAGCGTCTTGGCCGTTACATGCATGCAAAACAGATAGGGTTGAATAAGTTTCACATTGGAGATGTCACATTACATTGCGTTGTTAGGTCTTTCAGCTCATAAGTTCTTAAACGGGTGTTTTGCTAAATCTAGAAGTTTCTCAGGCTTCGCTCAGTCCTCATCTTTTATGTTTGTTCTCAGAATGGGGACACCAGCAGGTGTGAGCCTGATGCAGGGGTGGAGGGAGAAGGCTGGGGAAGTGACACTCACACAGAAAATTCCAAAAAATCATTCTTCTCTTATTTAATGTTCTTTTCAGTGTCACTCGTTCCCCCTTGGTTTACAAAATGCCTAAATTTCCCACTCACAGAAAATCAACCATTTTACTGGCATAAATGAAATCTGCAGGAAGGACTTGCTCGCATGAAATATGAACCGTATGCTGAAACTCTTCCTGAAGGAGTACAACATCTTTCCTTGCACGTGGTGCCTCCACTCAGTGGGTTGATTCGAGTTCAGTCATGGACTAGTCTGTTTCTGCACCACTCAATACTGAGCCCACTGGCAACAATATGGTGAGGGGCTATATAAACAGTAAATATACAGACTTGCAACAGTTGCAGTTTAGTAgttattaatatttcttaaaacaGAAAATCTACAAAAATTGCTTATATTGAAATGTTGACTTAAAACCAGCGGTTGATTTGATTCTTTCATGGATGTTTTCATGCACTTAActaaggtgcatctcaataaattagaatgtcatggaaaagttcatttatttcagtaattcaactcaaattgtgaaactcatgtattaaataaattcaatgcaaacCGACAgaagtaatttaagtctttggttattttaattgtgatgattttggctcacatttatcaaaaacccaccaattcactatctcaacaaattagaatatggtgacatgccaatcagctaatcaactcaaaacacctgcaaaggtttcctgagccttcaaaatgttctctcagtttggttcactaggctacacaatggggaatcatggggaagactgctgatctgacagttgtccacaagacaatcattgacacccttcacaaggagggtaagcaacaaacattcattgccaaagaagctggttgttcacagagtgctgtatccaagcatgttagcagaaagttgagtggaaggaaaaagtggaagaaaaatatgtaaaaccaaccgagagaactgcagccttatgaggattgtcaagcaaaatagaTTCAAGAATTtgtgtgaacttcacaaggaatggactgatgctggggtcaaggcatacagacgtgtcaaggaatttggctacagttgtcgtattcctatTGTTAAGCCACTcaatcagaggtgtcttacctgggctaaggagaagaagaactggactgttgcccagtggtccaaggtcctctttttagatgagagcaagttttgtatatcatttggaaaccaaggagtctggaggaagggtggagaagttagcgcaagttgcttgaagtccagtgttaagtttccacagtctgtgatgatttggggtgcaatgtctgCTGGTGtcggtccattgtgttttttttttgaaaaccaaagtcactgcacccgtttaccaggaaattttggagcacttcatgcttccttctgctgaccagctttttgaagatgctcatttcattttccagcaggatttggcacctgcccacactgcccaAAGCACCAAAAATTGGTTAAataaccatggtgttggtgtgtttgactggccagcaaactccccagacctgaaccccacagagaatctatggcgtattgtgaagaggaaaatgagaaacaagagacccaaaaatgcagatgagctgtctaactgtcaaagaaacctgggctttcatACCTTCTCAGCAgttccacaaactgatcacctccatgcgacgctgaattgaggcagtaattaaagcaaaatgagcccctaccaagtattgagtacatgtacagtaaatgaacatactttgcAGAAgccaacaattcattaaaaatgtgtttttattatttttttattggtcttatgaagtataatTTGTATAAAGTATTTTAGACCATTTTTGTGACTTTTTGATGCAACAAAAGCTATGTGAATTGCTTTCATTCTAGCTGTATGCAACATTTTAAACTCTGGCTTTTGGTCAACCATTTGCCCAGATTCACCACAGACTCCTGTTTAGACAGGGAGGTGAAGGACATCTTGCTGTATGACACTTTGGCTCTGATTAACCTGCAGGGCCTGTGACCAAAGGAAGATCACATTGGAGGAGAAGTGCCAGGTAAAGGAGAGACTCCAGGAGAACCGCTCTAGATAGGGCAGGtaacacaaaaacaactgcaCATATTTGAAAGGTTTATGGAAGCCAATTTCCaccacagaacaaaaaaaaagtaataactgACTTTTCCCacaaaattactggtttataacacaattctgaatttatttctAGCAAGTTTCTAACTTTTTCATCATGCAGTTTTCAGCTCGTAATCCAATCTTACAGAGGATTTGAATTATAAATTCAGGTCTTATAATTAaggactttttttctcagaatattGTTTTCTCGCAATAGTTTATATATGTCTTTAAACGGGTGCCTGTTTTCATGTATCAAAGTATCCGTCTATCTGTCAGAATTCTTTCAAGAACTGTTTTGGTACAGAACAGTGAGCTGTACATTCAGAATTTCAAGACAATGTCCAAGTTgcttatatattgtatattattgtttaaCACAATTATGAGAAAAGCATCTACACTGCAATATGTTAACTCAAAATTGTGAGGTTTAAACTAaatattgtgagataaaaaaaagtcacaattacccttTTTGTCGCTGCAGAAGTGGGCCTCCATACTAGTTTTATTCAGTAACCTACATTACTACATGAACTTCCATGTGTGTTGGATATTCGTCAGTCACAGGCTGCTAGTGTGGAGCGGATGGAGAAATATAAAGCAAAACATATGGGTGGATTCCGGCGGATTTTCCCTCGGGAAGGAGGGGAGAAATATGAATAGTATTTTTAACATAGCAGCTCACTCTTCTGGGAGACTGCAGCGTCCAAAGAAAACTTCAGCCCTCGCACCAATCCTTTGTTTCAGTGAGTCATTCTTTTTAATCTTTATATGtgcaattataataattgtttgcATTGTGTTTTGCAAATTTCATTGGTGGACTAAACATTCAGTTCCTTTGACCTACCACTAGAGGGACCCTGGTGTCTATATTTGAACTCGTGAATAACTAAAGAATTCCATTTGGTGTGATCCGTTTCTTTAGCTACCAACTACGCTGGATCAGACCACCTTGAAGGGAGAGACACCTGTTGCTCTTGATTTAATAGAGGAAGAGGAGGCAGAGAGAGTCAGTGAACTTGACCAGCAAGAGACTCTGCTGCTGAACATGGGTGTGTTGAACCAGGTGTGCCAGCTACTTCAAAGTGTCAATCATCTTACCGAACTTATCAACCACTCACGCAAACACACCagctttcctttttttaaaatacatatttctattaagctttgtttttgttttttgttttagttcattGGCCATTTTACTATTTACACatcattaattcaattaaaatgtttaatttccatTTAAGTTTTTAACTTTGTTTCGATCagcaaatatgtgaccctggaccacaaaaccaatcttaagtgtaaatttttcgaatttgagatttatacatcatctgaaagcatgatgcatggtttattaggatcagacaatatttggctgagatacaactatttgaaaatctggaatctgagtgtgccaaaaaaaaaaaaattcgaaaaattgagaaaatcgcctttaaagttgtccaaattaattcttagcaatgcaaattactaaacaaaaattaagtttttatttatttacagtaggaaaagtacaaaatatcttaattgaacGTGTTCTTTACTTAataacctaatgatttttggcataaaagagaaattgaTAATTTCGGCCCATACAatgttttggctattgctaaaaatataccccagcaacttaagactgattttgtggtctgcaggaaaaaaagtaagtaaattCTCCTTTCTTACCAAACAATATTCCAAACTGCCTTAATATACTTTCTCTATCCAGTTGGACTCCATTGCAGAAATTTCTTGGAGGCAAAAGAACTTCTGCACTATGATGCAGCAGAAGGTGTCTACAAAAGCTAAGCCCTGCCTGCAGTGTATACATTCCCAGCCACTGCACAACTGAAAGCTGTGGCCCTCTCTAGAACACGTCTGCTCCAGCCAGTTCAGACTGAACTGGGAGGTGTGAAACACTGTGGGGTGGAAGAGATGGTAGCATTAAATGCAGAGCGGCAGTCATCTGCAGGCTACTAGTGCTCAACGGATACCTTTGACAAGTGATGAACTGTTTGAATAGTTCTCTTTTACTCCCATATCATTAAACCAGAAGTTACACATCTCTTCTTTCTCTGCTTACAGTAAATGGGTCTTTCGCTTAGCATCTGGGCAGCATGAGTTCCTCTTTGGCTGAGTCGAGAGCGAGAGGGTCAATGCTAGGAGTGCTTCCCTACGTTCTAGGGTGAACACAGGGTGCCACAATGTTCCGTGGCCCCAAATCTCTCTATGTCATTTTTTCCCTGCTCCTCTTGTCCCAAGGCCACACCTCTCCCATGCCCTTCGAAGAGCCCCTTGCAGAGTCCCCCCGCAGGAGCACAGCCACTGACCCAGGATGTGTACAAGCTCAACATAAACAAGTAATTCAATAACATTAGTATGGAGAAAACAAACTAAGGAAGGTGTTCAAATGTCGGAAATAAATCAGAATTAGTAGGTGAGAAGGTCTGCATTCAACTGTCTATACCGAAAATGTGAAAATTCATTCTTAATAGAAAGCCATTTCTCCGTATTGTCAACTTGCATTTAGTCAGTAAGTGAATTTTGGCAATGCAGTGGACAGTTGCCTGTTCTAacccttaatgttttttattactgCACACTCTTAGTTTGAAAGAAGCCATACATTAATGATTTTGATATAAATTAATGTGAATCTGCTTTTTAGCACAGCCTTTGTAAGCTATTTGACTTCATCAAACCtagataatataaataaacatttaaatagaagtttttatagtattttgtttgttatttctaGCATTCAAATCCTAACACTTCAAGGGAGAACTATCCTAATCCTGACACTTTTTAGTTTACTATTCCTTTGTTTCGTTCTGTGCTGATTTGATAGATTTTgttaatgaatacaaaaatgaagaaaaaggaCATTTACAGACAAATTGTACTTAATCTCCACTACATGTTTCCCGAGAACATTATCAAACGTAGGGGGGATTTGGTAAAAACGTTtgtatagtatttaaaaaaaaatgtattattaaaaactaaaatattgtatttttctcTAAATTAATGGATTTTGAAAAGTTTACATATTGCAGTAGAATATGACTGTGAATATCTGTATAAGTACAGAGCTAGAGTACAATTTGACAGTCATGTTGAATTTAAATCATCATAAATATACTAACATATTAAGAGGGCAGTCACAGAATTATGGGTAAGGGTCAAAGGTGGTTTGGTTTTAACATCACACCCTCCATGGACAGGGGACAGTGCAtcaaaaaattatacaataataataataataataatacttattattattattattattattatataactgttTGCAGAAATCGGTGTAATTTAATTTGATCGATGAACACTCGTAAATAGTTTGGTAACATTTCAGAattagtttaaaattattttttaaatatttaaattcaaatgtttTGCCCTGTATGACGTAAGTTTTAAATAATTCAGATATGAACAGTTAagtgcttttttaaaattataaaaaatgttattagCTTCAATGACCCACATACcagatattattttatattagaagTGTAATCTGATATACGCATCAAAAGACTATTAGGCTaattatataaaaacacccgttAATTTATACTTTtgcaattaaattattattagtagtattattagtattattgttattaaagaatatgaatatattgaagaatattaagaaatatatattatttaacaggTTATTTAACAACAATAGcctaatcatcatcatcataataagtGGTTGTTTTACAGAATAAAGCGGGGTAAATGCAGAGGCAGGGGCTGTGTTTGGAACCGAGGAGGCCTACGCTTAATTTCCCGTGGCTTGATAGTGCAGAAAATGAAGGCAGTAAATCTAATTAGTTGTTCCTCTGCTCGTAAAGTAAATGCAGAAAATTAAAGCAAATGTGGTATTGAAAAAAAACTTGCAAGCTGTTCAGCAACGCGTTGTTTGCTTTCTTATTTTCTCCAGAAAATTACTCCGTTCCTCATGGTGCAAACAGACAGAGCGGAAAAAAAACACCCAAAGTTGCTTACAATCtaactattttttgtttttcgaTAGTCCaagaaataattacatttaaaagcaaaaaatattgTTGGCTGGATGTTTCTGTGCTCTTGGATTCGTTAAGAGTAGTATTGTCCTGTTCTAGCCGCGCAGATTCTTTGTCATCCTTGAATAAATCGGACTTACAATGTTTACCACACGATGGCGGTGTTACTCTAGTCAGGACATCCCAGTCTGACCTGAAGAGAAGTTACACACTTTACtcgttttacaaaaatatttctatataaatagTCAGTGAAAACTTGTGAAACAATTAcataaattttcaaatattaaaaggaCCTCCTCTTAAGCTTAGCTTCTCTACACACTTACACACTTGATGACGTTTTCTAAATGAAGCAGGCTATAATTTCAGTAGCCTATACATTGCATTAGACCTGGACAGACGAATATCTTAATCATCAAACCATAAACATGACTGTGATGACCTGAATAAATCTATTTTGTTTGCCCACTGGAAGCATTTGGTTTGTCGTGTGCTCTTGGCTGGCACTGAAACGGTTTACCAATGTAACACTCCTACTCCGCCTCCCCCTCTACCTCCCCAAGAGCTCCCTCTCTCCCCTTTTTCATCTCTCCTTTTCACTCTCTCCTGCTCTTCCTATCGCAAGCTCGTGCTTTGTCTGTTTGGAGATGTCGAGCCCATCCAATGATATAAGGAATCAATAACTTACGCCCATATGCAACTCACTATCAAAGAGAGTAAAAACGGAAAACTATTTATTGCTTGGGGACCATCACTAAGGAGCCATGTGGGTGCAGCTACGGATACATTTGTCTGCATGAATATTTACGACATTTGTAAGCATATAATTTCCACCCGgatgaattcatttttattgtaaCAACAGGCCTGCGTTTGCTCAATTAACATCATTCATCAAGAGACTGCTTGATCTCAATAGTTGTCAAAGTTCCTTCTTCGGGGAGTTGATCTTGCAGGCGATGAGTTCTTACTTCGTCAATTCCCTCTTCAGTAAATTTAAAGGAGGCGATTCTCTGCGCTCCAACTACTATGACTGCTCAGGGTGCGCGCCGGATCTTGGAGGCAGATCGTCTGTGCTGTACGGTCACAACTCAGGATCTGCATTTCAGCACGCGGCTCAGTTCCCGGATTTCTACCACCACGGTGCATCCTCCTTCTCCCATGCGTCCTACCAACAGAACCCGTGCGCGGTAGCTTACCCTGGCGATGCCACGGGAAACATCTTGGGCCAGGACGGTTTACAGAGACAGGCGCTCTTCAGTGCTCCAGATGCGGATTTTACGCAGTTTGGGGATTGTAATTTAAAAGTCAACAGTATCAGGGATGGTTTGGAAAGTGCAGAACAGTGCACAGCGCAGCTCTTCCCGTGGATGAGACCACAAGGTGAGATGAGTGAAGAGAAACACATCTGTTAGTCCCACATAAAACGCTATAGACAATGAAGGGCCCCCAATTAATCGCTTTATGGCACCTACTGAGGAATTagcacccctttaaaaaaaaaatcctggttgCTCCGTGTAGCCTACACTTTGTTTAATGCCAATGACTAGAAGCTGTGAGGGCtttatgactttattttatttacacaggTCGATATATATGAGAAATCAAACACTTTTGTCCCCTCAGCTACCGGCCGGAGAAGGGGCAGGCAGACCTACAGCCGCTACCAGACGCTGGAGCTGGAGAAGGAGTTTCTGTTCAACCCTTACCTGACCCGCAAGCGCCGCATCGAGGTGTCTCACGCACTGGCCCTCACTGAGAGGCAGGTGAAGATCTGGTTTCAGAACAGACGCATGAAGTGGAAAAAAGAACACAACAAAGACAAGTTTCCCAGCAGCAAAGCGGAACAAGAGCAAATCGAGAGAGAGGAGCAAGAGGTGAGCCAGGCGTCAGAAAAACACACATCAGGAGAAGAGGACTCGGAGACTTCCAGTAATCCTAAATAGTCTGTGGACTATCCCATCACTGCAATCGATCCGCTGCAATTTATAGAAAAGTCTGAGGTTCTCAAGAACGTCTGTCGACACGCAAGGGGAGAATACAAAACTAATCATATATTCAATCTAATACAAACTTATAAGGCATTTCTGTTTTCAAACGTTGATTATTTCAGCTTAATATGATTTGATGAATAAATCTCAGTTTTGTAAGGTTCCACTGGTGCGTTTGTCCTCGATTACTCTTGAGGTTACTGGTGCAGAGAGGGCATATGAGGCGAAGGCTGTGTGGTCTGCATGGCGTCTGTTTCCTATCCGTGGGAGTCACAATCCAAGATATATTCTCTTCAGTAACTCTGTTATAGCCTATCAGATGGAGTGAGGAATCATCATTAGACAGTGCATTACTGTATTTGTAAGAAAATGCACTTTTTGTGATTGTTAAttgctgttaaaaaaatattattcaggtTTACAGATCTTCAATTGAACTACCTAATGTATGGTTCATTGCGTCAATCATGTTTTTGGTGTATGCGTGATGCTTTCCTGAGATGGGATGGTTCAAACGCACAatgatattcttaaaaaaaattataatgaaaattcTGTGTAAATATTTGATATTGCAGTTCCGTGAAGCACTATTCTATTGTATTTTCTATTGTCTTTAACTGGAAGTGGTTCCTGAAAGAAGCcacaataaaaatgaagaaaacaatCCCTTCGTCTTTGTTCTTTTTTCCTCTTTCACTGTATTGTCTTgaaagatttttttgttgttgtcttttttcgAGAACACAAGCACCCAAATTATTGTCACTTTACAACCAAAGTAAACCAACATAAAAGCCTCGATTGCACACGTATATGGCCTATAATGTAGGCTTTTTTATATGGAATTAGTATTTAATCTGTAATCCTGTAAATTGTAAATGATTCATGtaacctaataataaaaaaagtaaattgtaaaCAAATCACATAAGAATTGTAAATgattcatataaaatatacaatgacGTAGATTGTATCAATCACATAAAAATCCCAAATATTAAAAAAGGAAATTTTACAAAACGATCTTTTATATTCTCTCATGAGAGATGCATTGCGATAAACATGAGTGGTCGACGTCACCTGGTAAAAAAGTTTTAAAGCTGTTTCAACCATCTTGTTCTGGCGATATTATAGTAGCCTACCTAAAATGATAATGATGAGTTATGCTTCAAGCCACTACAAGCATAAGcaataatgttatatataaaaaatatcggACATATCCTGTATAGGCTACTGTTTTATTTACGCATCACATATTGACAACAACGTGCCGACCAGAACCATTTGACCCCAAGCCAAAAGTTCAATATGAGCACTTCGTTTCATGTAGGCAGTTTACAGGCTTTTATTACTCTGGTTGGATTCCCGAGCAGTCTGGTCTCAATCTCTGTCTCGTCGTTTATGGACAGCAAGTGCCAGATGCCTCTTAATTATGGTAGGCTATACCTTTCTTTCAGAGCTTTTGACTGTCTTCAGTCTAAAGGATATTCATtgactgaaattaaatatttgaagATACTGAACTGGGAGCTTTCCTCTGTGCACTCTGGTCTATAAATTGGGTGTATAATTTACTAGTGTGTCGAgtaatttgaagttgatatgatatttttgatgcatttctgctaaatgtaaatttgtTGATATAAAAAGATGAacataaaagcatcataaaattttcatatatatatatatatatatatatatatatatatatatatatatatatatatatatatatatatatatatatatataatttcaaaccAATGATATCAAGCTATAACAACCTGAAAATTCAAAGTTGGCATTCTAGTGAAAGACTAGTCCTCATTTTAAGGGGTTTCCCCTTAAATTCAATGCAAATTTATAGGTCTAAATAAACTGAATGTAATCCcagatatttaataataataataattattattgtagaCCTACCGTATTATATTAATATGATCGTTTTGCTGTTTATATTCAGAGGTAGCCatcattaattttatatttgagcTGCGTTTGTATTTGCGTAAAACGAACCGACCATTGAGCCGTGCGTTATACCAACGACGAATATTCTTCAAAAGAGAGACTGCGGCCAGGTCACATTAAACCTGTGCTAGAGGAATAATGAACTTATTGGCATATTAATGTTGCATGTTATTTTTCAAAACATGGAATCCACTCAAAATAtcaattaaagtttcatttaaaatgtggGCCTATATGTAATAAGAATTAGTAGTATTTTCAATATAAGAAAACAACATAGCAGCCCAAGAACCCCACAGAacaatttatttctaaataaaaagggaaccaatttttattttaattgttgttgtattttaatacaaattatgaAACGTAAATTGAGGCCTGGGCTATGCAGAAGTTAGCATCTTGTTTCGACTTGGTGTGGGCTCAGACAGGCCTCATCAGCACGACACATTGTTTATAGACTTTTCAAAAACTGTACCATTCCAAATATTATAATTCTGTCAGATATTTTCTGGCGTTTGAATCCAGTTTGAAAAGCTGGATATCAAgatcataattaaaaaatatcgtgtg
This portion of the Carassius gibelio isolate Cgi1373 ecotype wild population from Czech Republic chromosome A12, carGib1.2-hapl.c, whole genome shotgun sequence genome encodes:
- the LOC128025318 gene encoding homeobox protein Hox-B8b-like; this encodes MSSYFVNSLFSKFKGGDSLRSNYYDCSGCAPDLGGRSSVLYGHNSGSAFQHAAQFPDFYHHGASSFSHASYQQNPCAVAYPGDATGNILGQDGLQRQALFSAPDADFTQFGDCNLKVNSIRDGLESAEQCTAQLFPWMRPQATGRRRGRQTYSRYQTLELEKEFLFNPYLTRKRRIEVSHALALTERQVKIWFQNRRMKWKKEHNKDKFPSSKAEQEQIEREEQEVSQASEKHTSGEEDSETSSNPK